The following coding sequences are from one Solea senegalensis isolate Sse05_10M unplaced genomic scaffold, IFAPA_SoseM_1 scf7180000017816, whole genome shotgun sequence window:
- the LOC122764957 gene encoding tumor necrosis factor receptor superfamily member 14-like isoform X6 — MFSVIKAASLLLCVISVCRGRSLCISSYYQAGNECCPKCSPGEYVRADCSDESSTQCNPCDDGTFNDGYSRLKRCLNCTSCAPDSGLRIARPCTRTLDAVCEPLEGFFCIKSKGLYCETAEKHRQCKPGQYIRDNGTALTDTVCTDCSAGTFSDGTFTTCRPHTQCENLLREGTALADAECGEGVSSINVTVVIVVVLLVVFLCTGISAALYFRKKKCLSGKCVTVPTQGEENIMIQPPV; from the exons atgttttctgtgataAAAGCAGCATCTTTGTTG CTCTGCGTGATCAGTGTCTGCAGAGGACGTTCACTTTGTATTTCATCATATTACCAGGCGGGAAATGAGTGCTGTCCAAAGTGTTCACCTG gaGAGTATGTAAGAGCAGACTGTTCGGATGAATCCAGCACTCAGTGTAATCCCTGTGACGACGGAACCTTCAACGATGGTTACAGTAGACTCAAACGGTGCTTGAACTGCACAAGCTGTGCTCCAG ATTCTGGCCTGAGGATAGCCCGTCCATGCACAAGAACACTGGATGCAGTCTGTGAACCTCTGGAAGGATTCTTCTGTATAAAATCCAAAGGCTTATACTGTgaaacagcagagaaacacagacagtgtaAACCAGGACAGTACATCAGAGATAATG GAACAGCGTTGACAGACACAGTTTGCACTGACTGCAGTGCCGGGACATTTTCAGATGGGACGTTCACCACTTGTCGGCCGCACACGCA GTGTGAAAACCTGCTCAGAGAAGGAACTGCTTTAGCTGATGCTGAATGTGGGGAAGGTGTTTCAAGCATCAATGTCACtgtcgtcatcgtcgtcgtccTTTTAGTCGTTTTTTTATGCACTGGTATAAGTGCAGCTTTGTACTTCAGGAAGAAGAAATGTTTATCAG gCAAATGTGTAACTGTCCCAACACAG GGAGAGGAAAACATCATGATACAACCACCAGTCTGA
- the LOC122764957 gene encoding tumor necrosis factor receptor superfamily member 14-like isoform X5, whose protein sequence is MFSVIKAASLLLCVISVCRGRSLCISSYYQAGNECCPKCSPGEYVRADCSDESSTQCNPCDDGTFNDGYSRLKRCLNCTSCAPDSGLRIARPCTRTLDAVCEPLEGFFCIKSKGLYCETAEKHRQCKPGQYIRDNGTALTDTVCTDCSAGTFSDGTFTTCRPHTQCENLLREGTALADAECGEGVSSINVTVVIVVVLLVVFLCTGISAALYFRKKKCLSGRVCVELQMLTWFNDNDNGFC, encoded by the exons atgttttctgtgataAAAGCAGCATCTTTGTTG CTCTGCGTGATCAGTGTCTGCAGAGGACGTTCACTTTGTATTTCATCATATTACCAGGCGGGAAATGAGTGCTGTCCAAAGTGTTCACCTG gaGAGTATGTAAGAGCAGACTGTTCGGATGAATCCAGCACTCAGTGTAATCCCTGTGACGACGGAACCTTCAACGATGGTTACAGTAGACTCAAACGGTGCTTGAACTGCACAAGCTGTGCTCCAG ATTCTGGCCTGAGGATAGCCCGTCCATGCACAAGAACACTGGATGCAGTCTGTGAACCTCTGGAAGGATTCTTCTGTATAAAATCCAAAGGCTTATACTGTgaaacagcagagaaacacagacagtgtaAACCAGGACAGTACATCAGAGATAATG GAACAGCGTTGACAGACACAGTTTGCACTGACTGCAGTGCCGGGACATTTTCAGATGGGACGTTCACCACTTGTCGGCCGCACACGCA GTGTGAAAACCTGCTCAGAGAAGGAACTGCTTTAGCTGATGCTGAATGTGGGGAAGGTGTTTCAAGCATCAATGTCACtgtcgtcatcgtcgtcgtccTTTTAGTCGTTTTTTTATGCACTGGTATAAGTGCAGCTTTGTACTTCAGGAAGAAGAAATGTTTATCAGGTAGGGTCTGTGTGGAGTTACAGATGTTAACATGGTTCAATGACAATGATAATggtttctgctga
- the haus7 gene encoding HAUS augmin-like complex subunit 7: protein MLQLLCTPSQHRTDILTWICSSINPHFTTSKATSVRSRDVNVLMKGDIYKELALFGQELMLCKAGDLDLVRGDVSPCRQLRFLEQLVSLLPGEKNSAGQRVDGELLLNELFTAENLPHLTQMLEPTFDPWPAHIKALCKGTKSSDTPSKEEDTDVAALLQVTQSALEQLQSECEFLKVKEESPGVFSPSSLRVAAGDLQQLMATFSHVYQTDLRSYCNREPPSFSTETDVFQRVHRLLLACNTELEMLNEVLEASASMKEEVNLLQTQPRYWRRGDKHTLQNQLTELTKRNREFLSLIRS from the exons atgctgcagctgctgtgcaCTCCCTCTCAGCACCGCACCGACATATTGACGTGGATCTGCAGCAG TATCAACCCACATTTCACCACTTCCAAGGCGACGTCGGTCAGATCCAGAGACGTGAATGTTCTGATGAAAGGTGACATTTATAAAG AATTGGCCTTGTTTGGGCAGGAGCTGATGCTGTGCAAAGCAGGGGACCTGGACCTGGTCAGG GGTGACGTGAGTCCCTGTCGCCAGCTTCGGTTCCTGGAGCAGCTTGTGTCGCTGCTCCCAGGCGAGAAGAATTCTGCAGGTCAGAGAGTGGACGGAGAGCTGCTACTGAACGAACTCTTCACCGCAGAGAATCTGCCTCACCTCACGCAAATGCTCGAACCGACATTCGACCCCTGGCCTGCACACATCAA GGCATTATGCAAAGGTACCAAATCCTCTGATACGCCGAGCAAAGAAGAGGATACTGATGTTGCCGCCCTCCTTCAAGTGACTCAGTCAGCACTGGAGCAGCTACAGTctgag TGCGAGTTCCTGAAAGTAAAGGAGGAGAGTCCTGGCGTTTTCTCCCCCAGCTCATTGCGCGTGGCGGCGGGCGACCTCCAGCAGCTGATGGCTACTTTCAGCCACGTTTATCAGACCGATTTGAGGTCTTACTGCAACAGAGAACCTCCCAGCTTCAGCACAGAGACCGATGTCTTCCAGAGAGTGCACCGACTGCTGCTGGCCTGCAACACG GAGTTGGAAATGCTGAATGAAGTATTGGAAGCTTCTGCCTCCATGAAGGAGGAAGTGAACTTGCTACAAACGCAGCCTCGAtactggaggagaggagacaagcaCACGCTAC agaacCAACTGACAGAACTTACAAAGCGAAATCGAGAGTTTCTTTCCCTGATTCGGTCGTGA
- the mrpl49 gene encoding mitochondrial ribosomal protein L49 translates to MAACLALTSAALRRSLPGVFRLHGRTSVAPVTAVGLRFVCDAARQVKTPGIIESTEEYRFVERLIPPTRVPTPPKHTGPPPSGWTPPAESPPPLPYMIRRSRMHNVPVYTDVTHGSRRTTLVRRVERDIWALEKDVKHFLMEVTGKELPTQVNEVTMTLRVKGHYDKELKEWLVSKGF, encoded by the coding sequence ATGGCCGCCTGCCTCGCCCTCACGTCCGCCGCGCTGCGGAGGTCGCTGCCCGGAGTTTTCAGGCTCCACGGCCGGACATCGGTGGCTCCTGTCACCGCTGTCGGGCTCAGGTTCGTCTGTGACGCCGCTCGACAAGTTAAAACGCCGGGGATAATCGAGTCCACGGAGGAGTATAGGTTCGTGGAGCGGCTCATCCCGCCCACTCGCGTCCCCACTCCGCCTAAACACACCGGTCCGCCTCCGTCTGGCTGGACTCCTCCAGCGGAGTCACCGCCGCCTCTGCCCTACATGATCCGCCGCTCTCGCATGCACAACGTCCCCGTGTACACCGACGTGACCCACGGCAGCCGCAGGACGACGCTGGTGCGGAGAGTGGAGAGGGACATTTGGGCTCTGGAGAAGGACGTGAAGCACTTTCTGATGGAGGTGACGGGGAAGGAGCTGCCCACACAGGTCAACGAGGTTACCATGACcctcagggtcaaaggtcactatGACAAGGAGCTGAAGGAATGGTTGGTCAGTAAAGGCTTCTGA